DNA sequence from the Halorussus sp. MSC15.2 genome:
TGGGCGTGGTCCTCCAGTTCGAGGGCGCGCTCGGGGGGTACGTGCTGATACTGTTCGACGAGGCGTCGGCCCGCGACGTCGTAGGAGCGCTCGTCTCGGACACGGAAGTCGGAGCGACGTTCGACGGCGAACAGCGGTCGGCGATGGAGGAGATTGGCAACGTGATGACGAGCAGTTTCATCGACGGGTGGGCGAACGTCCTCGACGCCACCATCGACATCTCACCGCCCCAGTTCGTTCACGACATGGGTCGGGCGGTCGCCCAGTCGGTCGTCGCGCGCCTCGGCCAGCGACAGGCGTTCGCGTTCCTGTTCGACGCGACGCTCCGGGCGGACGACCGGGAGTTCGACTGCGAAATCTACGCGCTGCCCGACGAGTCCGAACTCCACGCCGCGCTGGCGGAACTGGACCCGGACGCGACGGCAGAGCGTACCACGAGAGCAGGGTCACTATGAGTAAGCCAACCGAGTGCCGCTCGCTCACGGACGACGCGCCCGACCGCGTGCGAGTCGGCGTCGCCGAACTCGCCGTCGCCAGCGGCGACACCCGACTCACGACCAGCGGTCTGGGTTCCTGCGTCGGCGTCGCAGTGGCGGACCCGGCCGCGGGCGTCGCGGGACTGGCCCACGTCATGCTGCCGGACGCCACCGACGACGACCGGGCCAAGCCCGCCAAGTCGGTCGAACTCGGCGTCGAACGACTGCTCGACGCGGTCGAGACCGAGGGGGGGCGACCCCGACGCCGTGGAAGCGAAAATCGCCGGGGGAAGTCAGATGTTCGACTTCTCGGGCGTCAGCGAGGGCGTCGGCGAGCGGAACGTCGAACGGACGCGCGAGGCACTGGCCGACCGCGGCGTCTCGGTGGTCGCCGAAGACGTGGGCGGCGGTCACGGTCGGTCGCTGGAACTCGTTCCGGACACGTGGACGCTCAGAGTCACCAGCGCTCACCGGGGGGTCGAGGACCTGTGACGCCCGACGACGAGGCGTTCGAGGAGTTACTCGACTACGTGGAGTCCGAACTCGGGTTCGCCACGAGTTACTACGACGACGCGTATCTCGACCGCCGGGTCTCCTCGCGGATGCGCCGGTCGGACACCGACGACTACGCGGAGTACCACGACCTGCTCAGCGGGGACGAGCGCGAACAGGAGGCGCTGCTCGACGCCTTCTCGGTCAACGTCACGAGTTTCTTCCGGAACCCGGAGGTCTGGGAGGAGATGCGGTCGGTCATCCGGGCGCTCTCGGAGGAGCGCAGTCGAATCCGACTCTGGAGCGCGGCGTGTTCCGACGGCCGCGAACCGTACTCGATGTCGATGTTGGCCTTAGACGACCCGGAGGTGGACGACTCGCGTATCCGAATAACCGCGACCGACATCGACCGCGAGATACTCGCGGCGGCCCGACAGGGCGTCTACGAGAACACGCGCACGACCGACATCGGCGAGCAACTCGCGCCCCTCGACGAGTACGAGCGGTACGTCGAGCGCGACGGCGACCAGTTCGCCGTGGCCGACGCGGTCAAGGAGTTGGTGTCGTTCGAGCGCCACGACCTCATCAACGGCGACCCCAAGTCGAACTTCGACCTCGTCGTGTGCCGGAACCTCTTCATCTACATCGACACCGAACACAAACTCCCGATTCTGGAGACGGTGTCGAAGTCCCTGTCGGAGGGCGGGTATCTCGTCATCGGGAAGACCGAGACCCTTCCCGAACTGCTCAAACCGGCCTTCGAACCTATCGCCCGACGACTCCGTATATACAGGAAGATAGACAGCATTCCTGACAGGTCGTAGGTACCCCCGAACCGCATTTAGGCGCGCTCTACGTGGATTCTGGCCTCACAACGTCGGGAGTATCAGAGCTGATAACTCAGGGGGAAGATTAATGTGGCGGAAGTTCGCTGTTGACGACAATGAAACTTATCGGTCTCAGCGACCAGTTCGTTCACCTCCTCGGGACGGGCTTGGTCGGCATGGGAATCATGGATTTCATGGACGAAGAGGAGGGTGAGAGCGTCGAAGCCGACGGCGGCGGTGGCGGCGACGACGCCGAGGACGACCTCTTCGGCGACGGCATGGGCGGCGACGCGGGCGGTGAGATGGACGACTTCGGCGAG
Encoded proteins:
- a CDS encoding protein-glutamate O-methyltransferase CheR, producing MTPDDEAFEELLDYVESELGFATSYYDDAYLDRRVSSRMRRSDTDDYAEYHDLLSGDEREQEALLDAFSVNVTSFFRNPEVWEEMRSVIRALSEERSRIRLWSAACSDGREPYSMSMLALDDPEVDDSRIRITATDIDREILAAARQGVYENTRTTDIGEQLAPLDEYERYVERDGDQFAVADAVKELVSFERHDLINGDPKSNFDLVVCRNLFIYIDTEHKLPILETVSKSLSEGGYLVIGKTETLPELLKPAFEPIARRLRIYRKIDSIPDRS